Genomic DNA from Porites lutea chromosome 4, jaPorLute2.1, whole genome shotgun sequence:
aaaaattcctacttaaatcaagctacccaaaaaaCTACTTGCcgaattttcctacccaaaaaaatcccggaaaCGAAAATGTCAGACCCcgaaaaatccttcgatcatccccgtcacttaaAATCTGGAGTACCCTCCCTGGGGTTTTACCCCATCTAACAGTTTACCAGTCAAAGAGCCCAATTTTCACTTAGTAAATGGAACGTTTCATTTGTTATTTGTACCCACCTCCCCTTGCATGGAGCACATGATTCCACCAGGCCCTTTTCTGTTTGCCCCCTATGGATGGTAAGATTCTGACAGGCTAATTCTGCCTGAAATTTGGATTGCAACACCGTCATATTTAGGGATTGTGACAGCTACCATACAGGGAAGAATTGAATTCTGACTCCTCTTTTAAATCAAATTATAATGATTCTCAACACTGGTGTTCAATAGTGATTCTGTAGCCCTTATACATGTGTATTGGTATTTCCAATCAACACCAACGCATGTTGAATACCATTATAATATGTTAGTGGTTGAAATGTCATACCAGCAAAGTGACCCTGTCTCAATGACACCATGATCTTTCATTGTTAAGTTTTCTAATTTAGTTGCAACTTGATTTTCAGCCACAGGGGTATTGAAAGGTTATGATGCATTACTAAATGTAGTACTAGACAACACAACAGAATATTTGAGAGGTGGGTGATGTCTACTTTTTTGTGCCCACATTTATGGTACCTCAAGTCCTGAGATATTAGTATAACTTctaaaaatcattaaaatgtGCATGTTACAATGGCCAAAAGAACACAGGCACCTTTCCTGCCAGGGGcatagccagcccatagacctgtaggcccAGGTCtacaaattttttgtttgatcaCTCTACTGCTTTAATTATGCATTGTTGGGATGAAAGCctaagagctcaaagtgttgatgaggtcagtgcgtactagtcatgcgtgcaattttcaggatagcTAAGCCCCTGCCTGCTGGGGCAGCTTATAGACTTTGACAAATACGTTGATTGCATTTCTAAAGCTGCTGACTTCTTGTTAGTAATAAAAACAATGAGAAGAGAACCTTCAGTgtgataatattttttattactaatTCATATCTGTGAAACTGTCGATTTTCTTACAATCAGTGACTTGTTACTATCAAACTGCTCTTGGGGAAACACCCTTTCCAACCACTACAAGGAATATTTCAGGCTACCTCTCTCTTCTCTTGGGGTTATATTCCAGTAATCATAAAAGGTAAAATGTCATACATATTATCCTGAGTTACTGTTGTGGAGGAAACTAAAGCCCGTAATGTGATCCTTAATACTACCCAGTTTAGTACTAGCCACAAGTTTATGACAAGATTggccttttttttgtaattttatttgtctCTTTACCCATAGATCCTGATGACCCATTCAAACTAACTGATGAAACTAGGCAGCTTGGCTTGGCTGTCTGCCGTGGAACTGCTGTAGTGTTAATTTGTCCTGTAGATGGAATGGAACCTATTGCAAACCCATTCTTACAACAAGAATGATGTGGCAACTTGTTCTGCAACTCCTACTTTTGTGTACTATCATACATGAACTGTTCTTCTCTGGTGGACTCTCATAGTCTTGTAAATTAACAGAACTGTGAACAcctaaaatatttcaggaatgtttattgtgtgaGGACCAATTAcagaaaagatcaaaacacCCGAGCCAACCACAAAACCACAGACTAGTTGCTGCAGTTTAGTTGTCCTATGCCTGATTGGCatttgcaacacaataacattccagcaATATTTTTGGTGTACATGGTTTTGTTAGTTTTGCAGTATACACATGCATGTTTAGTAACCTTTGCAAAGAATTTTGGATATCTCAAAAATTTTTTGGTCAGTCTCTTTTTTAAGATATGTTAGgaaaggggtgggggaggggcaTTGTTTTTGATAAGCCAGcagtaaaagaaataaacatgtAGAACTTGACCAGTTAGTACTGTTTGTCATATCTT
This window encodes:
- the LOC140935200 gene encoding U6 snRNA-associated Sm-like protein LSm7; translated protein: MATDRKKKESIFELSKFLDKRVRVKFQGGREATGVLKGYDALLNVVLDNTTEYLRDPDDPFKLTDETRQLGLAVCRGTAVVLICPVDGMEPIANPFLQQE